The Clostridia bacterium genome includes a window with the following:
- the gpmA gene encoding 2,3-diphosphoglycerate-dependent phosphoglycerate mutase: MKLILLRHGESLWNKENRFTGWTDVDLSDAGVKEATEAGRTLAAANVEFDVCFTSFLKRAVHTLNYVLAETGNDHLPVIKSWKLNERHYGALQGLNKSDTAKKYGEEQVKVWRRSFDVPPPSLDETDERNPAFCKTYKGVDKSELPLAESLKDTIARVVPYFEEQIKPLLLAGKNVLIVAHGNSLRALIMKLEGISEKDILELNLPTAVPLVYELNDDLSIKEKSFLGDPAIIAEKMNKVASQGKAK, from the coding sequence ATGAAACTGATTTTATTGAGACACGGCGAAAGCCTTTGGAACAAAGAAAACCGATTTACCGGATGGACGGACGTCGATCTGTCCGACGCCGGCGTCAAGGAAGCGACGGAAGCCGGGCGGACGCTTGCCGCGGCGAACGTCGAATTCGACGTCTGCTTCACTTCTTTCCTGAAAAGAGCCGTTCACACCTTAAATTACGTTTTGGCGGAAACGGGAAACGATCATCTCCCCGTAATCAAAAGTTGGAAACTGAACGAAAGGCATTACGGCGCTTTGCAGGGATTGAACAAGTCGGATACCGCGAAAAAGTACGGCGAGGAGCAAGTAAAAGTTTGGCGAAGATCGTTTGACGTTCCGCCGCCTTCGCTCGACGAAACGGACGAACGCAATCCCGCGTTTTGCAAGACCTACAAGGGCGTCGACAAATCCGAATTGCCCTTGGCGGAAAGCTTAAAGGACACCATCGCGCGCGTCGTCCCGTATTTCGAAGAGCAAATCAAACCCCTGTTGCTCGCGGGGAAAAACGTCCTGATCGTCGCGCACGGCAATTCCCTGCGCGCGCTGATCATGAAGCTCGAAGGGATCTCCGAGAAAGACATCCTCGAACTCAACTTACCGACCGCCGTTCCTCTCGTTTACGAATTGAATGACGACCTCTCCATAAAAGAAAAAAGCTTTCTCGGCGACCCCGCGATCATCGCCGAAAAGATGAATAAGGTGGCAAGCCAAGGAAAAGCGAAATGA